The segment CGAATTGAACAACTTGTCCTGCCTTTCCGGGACTTGTTTGGTGCCGTCTTTTTCTTCAGCTTTGGGTTGACCATTGACCCTACATCCCTTGGCGGGGCTGTATGGGCAGCCCTTGTTGGTGTTCTGTTGACCATTATCGGTAATGTGTTGTCTGGGTTTTTTGCCGGGCGGGCCTCCGGTTTATCCGGAAAATCCACGGCGAATATTGGATTTACTCTCGTCTCCCGTGGTGAATTTTCGATTATTATGGCGAATATCGGCAAGGAAGGGAATCTAATGCCGGTTATTCAATCATTCGCCGTATTGTATGTTCTGATCCTTGCTGTGATCGGACCCTTTATGGCAAAAGAGTCAAAAACGATTTATGGGCTTTGCCAAAAAATGATGGGACGGTTCCGTAAGCGAAGTACAGGTACGTAAATAGCAGGGCATCGCCTGGTGGGAACCGGCGATGCCCTGCTATTCAGGTAGTGACTAACCTCCATCTGACAAAATCTGTTTAAGTTGATTGATTTGCTTTCTCTCACCGGCGATGACAAGTGTTGTGCCAGAGGCGAGAACATGGTCAGGTCCGGGGTTGATTGTTTTTCGCTGATTTTTTTCAATCAGGGCGATTATCGTGGCTCCCGTTTTCTGACGTACCATTAACTTACCGATGGTTACCCCGTTACATTTCGCCTGAGGGGAAATTTTATACCATTCAATAATTAAATCTTCCAAAGCGATTTCGATATTTTCCAGAGCTTTGGGCTGATAGTTCATACCGCCGATGATCCCTGCCAGTTGCCGGGCCTCCTCATCGTCGAGTGTCACCACGGAGATACTTTCGTCGGGGTCATTTGGATCAAAGTGATACATTTCTCTTCTGCCGTCATCATGGATGATGACCACAGCTTTTTCCCCGGTACGTGTAACCACTTGATATTTACGGCCGATTCCAGGCAGATCGGTTTCTCGAATATCCAAATGTAGTCCTCCTTCTTCCGTCCGATGCTGTTACTAATCCATTATACATTAGCATAACGATCCAGTAGGGAAAGTCAAACTAGGCTGTTGAAGGGATGGTAGTTCCGAAGGTCATACAGGTAGCAGATACCAGACCGGCTTCCTTCCTTCTTTATTAGATTTCCTTTAAAGTTGGATTTCAGATGCTTATCCTTGTTTATGAGTTTGATCCCACAATTGTGATAGGTCGTTGTAGTGACAGGAAACCTAAATACCAAAAAGCATTCCTTGTCACCTTCCGCTCACATTATACCCTTGATGGTTGATCGATTCAAAAAAAGAAGAGGTGAAAGAGGAGGGTATGACACTTAAAAATAACTTTGGCTTCCCCCCTGTGCCTTGATAAGTACAGGGGGGTTGTATGCTACCATAAATGGGATGCAACAGGACTAATACTTCTCTGATATGGGAGGAAAAAGGCATGGGATGGATGCCACTGGGACAAAAGGGTTTTTCACTTCGTAAAGTTCGGGATCTTACAGTCATGGATTTTCAAGATTCCATCTCCCTCGTGATCGCTTGTGATTCATTGGGGGGAATTGGAAACAAACCCTGGGATCAGGTGCAGGTCCCTCCGGAGACAGTGGGAATTTTCGGGGTGCGGGTTCCTTTGTTTGAAGTGATTGCTTCAGGAGGAGTTCCGATCCATGTGTCAGATTGTTTAGCGGTGGAAATGGAGGACACCGGAAGGAGGATTATAGAGGGGATTCGCTCTTATTGTGCCGAGGCGGGGGTTATTGAAGAGAATCAATTTAACGGAAGCACGGAAGAAAATGTTCTCACTCTGCAAACCGGTATCGGAATCATGGTCACAGGGTGGGTGGAACAGGGAGGCTTTTTTCCTGGATGCTCAGAAGCCGGTGATGTGATTTTATGTGCCGGGATTCCCAAAAGTGGTCCTCAATTTCAAATATCCCTCGAAGATCCGGAATTACTCTCTTTACAGGAGTTAATCCGCCTTCGGAAGGATCAAGGTGTGGGGGATTTGTTACCTGTAGGTTCCAAGGGGGTTAAGTATGAAGCCGAACAATTGGCTGAAAGTGCCGGCTTGTCTGTTCAATTGAAGGAAGATGTGGCAGTCGATCTCCATCGATCAGGTGGACCTGCCACCTGTGCCGTCTTTTCCTGTAAACCGGGGGACATGGATCGGTTGGCCAATAAACTGACAACGCCTTTGCATCAAGTAGGGTATTTATTTTAATCGTGGTGAAATGATGACAAAGCTCCCCTGAGAGGGGGAGCTTTCATGTGTGTGTAACCGGATTGAGTCTTTCTGTCATTTTCCGACTCTTTAATCATTAAAAAGTGTTTGCTTGGGAAACAACGATTTGGGAATTGCGATTTTCACTGTGACACAGGGGTTGACGATTTGACTGATTCGTAAATCCCCAGTGGCGCTTAACAAACGGTAGGCTTCGGTAAAACTGAGATCAAGGCGATATTGCAACAGACTGACAGCTTGTTTCATCCCTTCTTGAATAGCCTTGTCATAGGTTTTTTGACTGGAAACGATCAAATACTCCTGTTTGGTTTCCACCAAGGGCATCGACAGATCAAAATCGGGTACTTTGGAGACGGAGAGTCTCACTTTCCCGGCGATTTCGATTCCGGTTCCGTCCATCTCTCCGTCGCCCATGGCAGCATGAAGGTCTCCCAATGCCAAGTTAGCACCGTCGATAAATACTGGAAAGTAAACGTGACTGCCAGTGGTAATCTCTTTGGTATCCATGTTGCCTCCATGATTACCGGGGGTGGCAGTACTGATCTCCCCGGTCTCAGGTGCAACACCCAGAACCCCGATCATGGGTTGAACCGGAAAGTGAATGTTGTCACTGAAATAAACGGTTCCGTCACGGATGGGGATGATCTTGGTATGGGTCTCCTGTACCATGTCTCCCAGAGGACCTAAGCCAGGCATCATAACCATAACCCCTTGATCATCCAGTTGAATCTCTTCAATGCTGACCCGAATGATGTCTCCTTTACGGACACCTTCCACAGCAATGGGACCGGTGGAAGGGTTAAGAGGAGAGATGTTGATTTGTGGTCGTAAATCCTGTTCGGTCCTGATTTTTCCTCCATAGCAATCATGGGTCTCTACCCAGAAGGATTCTCGCAGTGGTACAGTCTCCATGGGGGAATGAGAGGGACTGAATGAACCGATGAAATGTTTACGGGAAATTTGTTTCATACTCTTTTCCTCCTACCAACTACCTGGGAGTAATTGAAAGAAATCCAAAATAGCATAGATACCCGCACCGACAAACAAAATAATCAAAAGGGCTTGTATGACAGGGTGTCCCAGTTTTCCGACTGTCCATTCGGGTTCCCGTTCCGCCACTTTCCGTGAGCGGTTCAGCATCATAACCGGAACGATGGACATAATGGCTCCGGCGAAAGCACCGGCAAAATATAAAGCATCCACAAAACCGACCAATCCACTGTATGCCAAGGCAAAGGGCGGAATGGCGACAATGGCTAAAGAGAGAATCCGGTACTTGATATCCCATTCAGATGGAAATTTGAACCGATCTACAATATTGGTTAACAAGCTTTCTCCGATTGCCCAAAATGAAGTGAGCATAGCCAAAAGGGCGAAACTGTTGGCAGTGAAGAAGGCCCATTGGCCAAGGGCGTTTCCCCATGCAACCGTCACCACTTCTGTCACTTTTTCCGGTCCTGTCAATCCCAAAGCGGCCATGGGCACGACAGCAAGTAGGATGCCTGTGAACAGCATACCGGTGATAATCGCTTTGGGCAAGTTGTGTACCTGGTTGTTTCGATAACCTCTGGCCAGCTCTGGTACTGTATATTGAGCGATAAAACTAAAAATCGCCAAACTGAAAACCGGGATTGCAAATTGCCAGTTCATAAATAACAAGTTCTCATTCTTTAAACCCGGACCGAAGATTGTCGCCAAAACCAAAATTAGGATAAGGAGAACCATACCGAAAGAGATAAACTTTTCTGCTACACCGGTTACCTTTAGGCCAAACCATATCACCACGACTGACGGGATGAAAAACATCAGGCTGCCTAAAGCGGGAGGGATTCCCAGGAAACTGCTCAGGATTTCGCCGCTTCCATTGGTATAAGCGATCAGGGCTCCTAATGAATTGATGAACACCGAGGCGAACATCAACCAGGATCCCAGTTGTCCGACATATTTTTCCGCCAGCCCGCTGAGCTGAAGCGGCTTTTCAGTCCGCAGGGTGGTTTCCGCAACATAAAGCATAGAAATGGTTGTGAATATTCCGGCAACGGCAACCCAGAGAACCAGGACTGGCCATCCTGCGTTTTTGGCACCGTAGGCCAGACTTAAAATGCCAGCTCCGATGTTAGCACCAACAATGAGGGCGACACCTTCCCAGAAACTGATCTTTTCCATTCGTAATGAGGAGGAAGGAGTGTTTGCATGATTCTTTGACTTTTTCATGAATGATCACCACCAAGACTATATGTTCTGTTATCTTAGCATAAACCGGGATGAAAGGTTATTATTCTGATTTTGCTCATTGGTCAGGGCTACTTTTATCACAGTGAAATTGTAAATGGGAGTAGTTCCGTTAAAAGGAGTTCACCCGACTATAACAGAGAAAAACATCCGTTTATTCTAAAACTATTCGGATGTAAGATAATTATTTGAGATAATGGTAGAGAATAAATTTTGCGGAGGTTTAAGGAGGCGGGATCATGGCTCAAACGATTCCCGAAATGTTAAAAAAGGGAGCAACGGCTGGAGAACGGCTTTTGTTTCGAACACTGAAGGATTATTTGCCGGAAGATTACATTGTTTATTATGAACCTGATATCCAGGGATGGCGACCGGATTTTGTGATTATAGGGCCGGATTTGGGTTTAGTAGTGTTGGAGGTGAAGGATTATACCCGTGGAACCCTTGATCGAGTCAACCCTGACCAATGGCGGATTCAGGCAAGTTCAGGAGAGTTTTTATCCGTGAAGTCTCCCATTAAACAGGCAAGGGAGTATGCCTTCCGGATTGCCAATCACCTGAAGCGGGATGTTGGATTGCTGGAGGAAGAGGGAAAACATCGGATGCAGTTGAAATTTCCTTATGGTTACGGAGCGGTATTGACACGATTGAGTCAGGAACAAATGGAAGTAGACGGATTGTACACTGTCATGAATCCCAAATTGGTTCTGACCCGAGATGAAATCGATCCCAAACATGAACGTTTTTCCGCAATTTTATTACGTCAAAAACTGCACAGGATGTTTACGGTTTCTTATACAATGACGAAGAGATTAAATTCCCTGGACATTCAACGGATTCGGTTTCATCTGTTTCCTGAAGTGCGGATTGGAGCCAGGATACGAAAGGTTTCGGAACAGGAACAAATTCTGTTGTCCTTGGATGATGTTGAAACAATGGATTTGTATCAAGAGAGCCTGGCTAAACAAATCGGGGATAAACATCGTCTGATCCGGGGTGTGGCAGGAAGCGGAAAAACATTGATATTGGCGAGCAGGGCCTGTTTACTGGCAAAAGAGCATCCGGACTGGAAAATACTCGTGCTTTGCTACAACATTTCCTTATCCCGGAATATCCGGCAAATGATTAACAGTAAGGTAAATCAGCCGGTGTCATTGTTTGACTTTCGTCGGGAAGAAGAGGGTGAACCTTTCAATAAGGATCAGGAACTCGGTAATATTCAGGTATACCATTTCCATGAATGGTTGACGGAAGAATTAAAACTGACTGAAGGACAGATTCCGGATATTATAACCGCATCCAATGGAAACCAAAGAAGTTTACCGGTCTATGACGCTATTCTGATCGATGAAGGCCAGGACTTTCACCCGGAGTGGCTGGCACTGACCAGCAAGGTTTTAAATCCAAAAACCCAATCGTACCTGATTGTGGAGGATCGGGCCCAAAATATTTATTCCAGAAAGCGAAGCTACCGTCAGGATACTGGTTTGGATTTTCGGGGAAGATCCCGGATTTTGACTGTCAATTATCGCAATACGGCTCCGATTGTCCGCTTTTCCTGGGATTTTTATAAAGCTCACTCCAGTGAGAAGATGACGGTCGAAAAAACTTCTGTCGAAGATGTTGAAATCATCGCTCCCCAGAGTTCCCTGAGACAAGGACCGGAGCCGGAGGTTCGGCGGTTTGGTAGCTTACAAGAGGAAATGGTCTTTGTAGGAGAGAAAATCAAGACCTTACATAGAGAAGAGGGAATCCCCTATTCGGAGATGCTGATTTTATATCGGGTCAGACGCTTCCAAAAGAATGAGACCATTGGTGTGATTCAAAATGCTTTGCTGGAGCATGGTGTTCCCTTTGTGTGGTTTGCCAAAGACAAGCATACCAAGCGCAAATTTGATCCCAATGAAAGAGGAGTTAAGATCAGTACCATTGATAGTAGCAAAGGGCTTGATTTTCAAGTGGTTTTTGTGGTGGAGGTTCACCGGCTTCCGTTTCCCTTGGAAAAGGATCGCAGCCGGGAAGTCTCCCTGCTGTATATTGCCATGACTCGGGCCAAACAGCATTTGTTTATAACCTATTCCGGTGATTCGGAGTTTACGGGTTATTTTGATGAAGTTGCACAGTTAAGCATAAAGGGAGGAAACGATGATGCATTCAGTAAAGGTAATCCAACGATGCCGTACCCCACGGGGTGAGTTGCAGTTGCAACAACGGGGCGAGGAATTTGAAATCATCAGCAACGGGTGTTTTCTGATGTCAACCGTAAATGGAGAGTCAGAACAATTGTTGGTACGACTGGCCATTCAAGACTCAGCGGCTCCCCGTCGCATTTTGATTGGCGGTTTGGGGGTTGGTTACTCTCTGGGAGAAGCCTTGAGGTTTCAAGAGGTGGAACAAGTTACCGTTGTAGAGATTGAAGAACAAGTGATTCAGTGGAATCGTCACTATCTTCGATCCTATTCCGGTGACGGATTGGATCATCCCCGGACCCGGGTGGTACATGGAGATATTAAGAATTGGTTGGAAAAATCTCGGGAGAAGTTTGATGTAGTGTGTATGGATACGGACAATGGACCGGATTGGACGGTATTTGAGGGGAATAAAGCTTTGTACGGGGAGTGGGGGTTGAGGCTGATTCATAACCGTTTGTCTGAAAACGGTGTGGCAAGCTTTTGGAGTGCGTCAGCTTCGAGTAAGTTTTCCAATCGCCTAAAGTCGGTTTTTGCCTCAGTCAAAGAAATACCCGTTCCAGTGGAAAAAGGAGAACCGGATTACATCTATCTCTGTCATCGAAGATAATTGTTGTTGAATCTGTCGGAGGAAGTGGAGGTGAATAGTTCCTTGAACTGGATCTGGTTAGGGCGGTCTGTTTTACCCAGAGAAGTGGAACAAACGCTGAATCGGAATTTTCCAGGGGCAAATTGGTCCATAGGATGGCCGGAACGTAAAAAATGGCAGGGAGATTATTATTACTGCTTTTATCGAAAGCGAGGGACTCCTGTTGTCATTCGAAGAGATGGTAAGATACTGACTCATCCCAAGAGTCGGTGGCACGTGATGGCGAAGAATAATGAAGCGAGTACGTTTTCTGTGACTATTCGGGGGATCGCCGCCACGATTGTTGGCTTTATCCTCACTTTTTCTATCTTGGGCTTGGTTATAGCCTTTATGCAACATAATCCAGAAAAGGAAATCGTCAGTTATTTTCATGATGGGGCTTTTGCCCTTTCGTTGGTGTATATACTTTTGCAGATCCCTTTATTGACAGTCCTGTTCCGTCCTGCAAACTGGAATTGGTTGGAGCTGGCGAAGCACAGGTGGTTATTGGGAATCAATCTTTCTCTTCTTCTGTTAACTTCCCCTTTTATGCTGTTTGCGGGAGATTATTATACTTCCTATACGAAGGAAGGGATCATCCATTCCCGTTTTGCTGAACTAGGTGATTACAGGATCATTCCATGGCAGGATATGGAGAAAGTGTATCTGACAGTGGAGTGGTTTGACGAGGATCTGAATTTGGTTCTACGTTCCCAAGAGGATAACGGCACAAGATGGTTATGGAAAACAGATGATCAAGAGGAAGCACAGGAACTGCTTACGTTGCTTCAAACCTGGGAGCTTCCACCAGAGAAATTACAGGTGGAACACTTTGAAGGAAGAGAGTTGTTTCATATCAGCGAAATTTTTGGCGACGATATACGCCAATATTTTTACAAAATGGCAGGAGGGAAGGAATGAATAAATAGTAGTAGTATATCGTTACCATACAAAGTTCTGTAATTGGGTTGTGATCGGAGCTAACACGGCGATTGTTGTACAAAGTATTGGTAAAGGGTGCCGTTCAGCATCAGAAGAATAGCAGGGAAAACCCTTCGGAAAAAGTTGCCCCTGAACATGCTCTACTGTTCCGGGGCTTCCTTTGCTATTTGAAGCAGGATAGATTGGCTGTTTGGTTCCTGTTTATTGTGAAAAAAATTAAATCTCGTACAAGTGAGGGTGTCATTTATTATAAAGTAGGATACTATTTAAATAGAGAATGTACAGCAAACAGGTCAGTCTGATTAAGAGTAACCGTTTACATTTTGATCAGGGGTGAGATTATGCAAAAATCAGCTTGTGAAAGTGTTTATGTCAATACCTTTACCAATGGAATTCTCGACCCTGAAAAACCCATGCTGGGACCTGTACGGGATGGCGGACATATTATCGCCAATACAACTCCTGGATGTTGGGGTCCGATGATTACACCGAGTTTGCGTGGCGGACACGAAGTGACTCAGCCGGTATGGGTGGAAGGAGCAGAGGTGGGGGATGCTATTGCCATTCGAATTCGTTCCATTCGTCCTACCTCCCTGGTCACTGCTTCAGGAAATGATCAAACTGTGGAAGGTCGATTTCTGGGTGATCCCTTTGTAGCAGCAAAATGTGATGAATGTGGAGCAGTTCAGCCAAAGACCCGTATTGAAGGAATTGGGCCGGAAGCGATTCGCTGTGCGGAATGCGGTGCAGATGTAACTCCCTTTACTTTTACACACGGGTATACCATGGCGTTGGATTCCCAGAAAGAGCTGGGAGTCACTCTGCATCAGGATGCGGCTGAAAAGGTGGCCAGGGATGGGCGATACTACATGGCCACACCGGAACAATCGATTCAAAATCCAATTGTTACTTTTGCCCCACACGATCTGACGGGAGCGATTGCCCGATTACGTCCATTTTTAGGCCAATTGGGAACCACCCCTTCCCGTCCTTTCCCTGACTCTCACAACGCTGGAGACTTTGGTTCATTTCTACTGGATGCTCCTCATGAATATGCGATGACTCCGGAACAGCTGGAAGATCGGACTGACGGTCACATGGATATTAATCGCGTTCGGGAAGGAGCCGTTTTGATTTGTCCAGTGAAAGTCCAGGGAGGCGGTGTCTATCTGGGAGATATGCACGCCATGCAAGGAGATGGTGAAATAGCCGGACATACTACGGATGTATCGGGAATCGTCACTCTCCAGGTACATGTAATCAAAGGATTAACTCTTCAGGGACCGATTTTGCTTCCGGTGGAAGAGGATCTCCCTTATTTGGCCAAGCCATTCAGCCGCAAAGAAAAAGAAGAAGCGAAAGCGATTGCTGCCCGCTGGGGAACACCGGAGTTGGAAGAGACTGCCCCTATCTCATTTATCGGAACCGGAGCTGATTTGAATAAGGCAACGGATAACGGTATGCAACGGGCAGCGGATACATTGGGAATGAGCGTGCCTGAAGTAATGAATCGGGCGACAATTACAGGTTCAATCCAAATCGGTCGTCATCCTGGTGTAGTGACGGTGACATTTCTGGCACCTTTGATACGATTACAGGCTGCCGGCATTCTGGAATGGGTTCAACGCCAGTATGACTTAAATCGTTGATATTCTAAAAAAACGTTCTTTCATGTTACTTCATGAAAGAACGTTTTTTTATATTATATCTTGAAGGTTTCAGTGGATTACCGTAAACTGGGTAGATAATGTTTTCAGTAAGATAAAAAAGTGACGGATTAAGCTTGGTTTGCAGATTGTTGATTTTGGGTGTCTTCCTCTTCCCAGCACTCCACATTTTTCAGGCCTGGAATGCTGTTTCGGGTAAAGACAGGGTTTTTCCCTTCCTTTTTTTGATGAATATAATCCTGAAGAGCGGCAAAAGCGTATTTGCCTAATAACATGATGGCGATCAGGTTAACCAAAGCCATGGTTCCCATAAATAGATCTGCCATATTCCAAACGATGTCAATCTGAGCATGGGCACCGAACAGAACCATTCCCAATACTGCCAGACGGTAAAGGAATACCCAAATTTTTCTCTGGTTGATAAATTCAATGTTTGTTTCACCGTAGTAGTAGTTTCCGATCAAAGAACTGAAGGCAAAAAGCAGAATGGTAATGGCGACAAAGTTGGTGGCCCATGGTCCCACCTGACTGCTGAGGGCATGCTGAGTCAGCTCAATTCCTTCCAAATTGCCAGAGGTATAGCTTTTGGAAAACAGGATGATAAAAGCAGTGGAACTACATACTAACAAGGTATCAGTAAATACACCCATGGCTTGGATCAGACCTTGTTTGACAGGATGGGTCACATCTGCAGTGGCTGCCGCATTGGGAGCACTTCCCATTCCGGCCTCATTGGAGAAAAGTCCACGCTTGATCCCTTCCATCATCGCTGCTCCCAACCCACCGCTGGCTAAGGCTTCAAAATTGAAGGCTTCGCTGAAAATCAGGGAAAAGACCGAGGGAATCATCTTGAAGTTGATCAGCATTACGAACATTGCCACCAGGATATAGGCCACAGCCATAATGGGTACAATCCATTGAGTTACTTGAGCGATGCGTTTTATACCACCAAAGATGATCAGGGCGAGACAAGCGACGATGATGATGCCAAATACTCCACGGTCGATGCTGTAGGCGTTTTCGAAGGCCAAAGCCATGGTGTTTGTTTGGACAGCATTGAATACCAGACCGAAACAAAGTGTGATCAGGATGGAAAAAAGGATACCCATCCAACGTTGTCCCAAAGCTTTTTCCATGTAATAGGCCGGGCCGCCCCGGAAACTACTTCCGTCTTTAACTTTGTAAATCTGGGCCAGTGTGCTTTCCACAAAACCAGACGCAGAACCGATCAGGGCAATCAGCCACATCCAAAAGACAGCGCCGGGTCCGCCAAGTGAGATGGCAATGGCGACACCGGCCATGTTTCCGGTGCCCACCCGGGAGGCGGTGCTGATGCAAAAAGCCTGAAATGAAGAGACGCTTTTCTTTTTGTCTTTGGATACATGAGTTCCTTCACCCAATAAACGCACCATTTCACCGATCAATCGGAATTGAACAAACTTCGTACGAAATGTAAAATAGAGTCCCAAAACAATGAGAAGGATGATGAGCACGTAACTCCATAAAAGGTCATTTCCGAATGAAACGATCTGTTCAACTATTCCCAAAGTAATGCACCTCTCTATAACCATTTAATTAAGTCAAAAGGATTGCGTCCATTTATCGTACACTATTATATTGGAAAGTAAGATGACACTCAAATCGACAAATTGGAAGGATATTCCGATCTGATGGTGTATCTTATTAATTTAAAATCTTTCATTCGGGCCACATGAAAGCGTGTCCTTCATAGACCAAAAACCCTAATGAAGGGAGTTTACATATGCGTCGGTTGTTCCCGCCATCAGGCTTTTCTATTTTGTTGGCTTTGACGTTGGTTGTTGTATTTATCAGGCTTTTTCTTTTTTCACCCTATACGGTTCATGGAGAATCCATGTCTCCCTCCTTGAAAGGGGAAGAAAGGATTATCGTCAATAAGTTGAAATATCGGATCGATCCGCCTGACTATGGTGAGATTGTTGTATTTCAATCGGAAGGGAAAAACTTGATCAAAAGGGTAATTGGTCTTCCAGGAGATGTGATTCATATCGAAAATGGTTACGTTTTCCGAAATGGGAAGCGATTGGAGGAACCTTATATCAATGAAAAAGTGCAAGGTTTTTTGCAACAGACAGAGGTGATCAAAGATCACGTATTTGTACTGGGAGATAATCGGAATAACAGTTTGGACAGCCGGCAAATCGGACTGATTCCCATGGATCGGGTAGTAGGTCGGGCAGACTTTATTCTGTTTCCCTTTGAAGAAATGGATATTTTGATTCGTTAACTGCACAGGGAAACGCCGACTTCGGATTTGTCGAAGCCGGCTTTTTTTCAATCCATGTGAGGGATACTGCAACAGACCATTTTTATGCTAACCTTTAATGGACGGTTTTTATCATTTGTTTGTGAATCCTGTTAGCAGGAGTGACAGATCCATGTCATACCGAGTATTTATTGTGGAAGATGATGAGGCGATCTCGGAAGTGATTGCGGACTTTTTAAGGCGATTCGGGTATCAAACAAAAAAGGCTGAGGACTTTCGAAACGTGGAGGAAATTTTTTTAGAGTGGAAACCGGATGCAGTGATCTTGGATGTCAATCTTCCATTCCAGGACGGATTTCATCTCTGTCGTCAACTTCGGCGCCACTCCTCTGTACCGATTCTGTTTTTGTCAGCCCGTTCCGGGGATATGGAGCAAATCATGGGAATGGAGAGTGGAGGGGATGATTACATCACCAAGCCTTTCCAATTGGAAGTGCTTCATGCTAAATTGAAGGCCATCTTACGCCGAACATATGGAGAGTATGCACAACTCAGAGAGACAGACCTGTCTATCCTGCGAGTAGGGAACTTACAGTTGGATCGGGGCAGTGCCATGTTACGGTTTCATGATGAAGCTCAATCCTTAACCAAAAATGAATTGAAGTTACTGGGGCTGTTGATGGAGCACAGGGATCGGATTGTCACACGGGATGAATGTTTGGAAGCGTTATGGGATGATAACCGTTTTATCGATGATAATACATTGACTGTAAATGTGACCCGACTTCGAAAAAAGCTGTCTGATTGGGGTTTGCAGGAAGCAATTCGTACCAAGCGAGGGTTGGGATACCAATTGGACTCCAACTTGTTGAGGGATCAGAAATGAACAAGTCGTTACTTCTCCTGTTTTTCCGGGATCGAATCCCATGGATTGTGGCTTATTACGTTCAAACAAGTCTGATATTATCTGTTTTGCTTCTGTCCTCTTCTTTTAACAGTCAGGTGGCATCGTTGATTCAGGATTATGCAGGGTATCTATTGCTTTTATCCACCTTGGTTTTACTTGTTTGTCTGGCTTGGGAGTGGTTTCAGTGGGCCCCTTTTTCACGTCGGTTGGCGGATTTGCTCAACCAAGGGGAGTGGGATCGCATCCCGGAGTTGCCGGCGGGAGAGACCCAGGAGCAAAAGAAGGTGCATGAGGCATTGGTACGTTTGTACCGACATTCTGTAACAGAAAGGGAGATCTATCGCAGGGATTACAAACGTCATCTTGATTTTATGAACTTATGGGTTCATCAGATGAAGACCCCTGTTTCTGCTATCGATCTTCTTGTACAACAAGCCCGTTCAGAGGGCTGTCAACTTCGGCGAATAGAAAACGAGGCGGAAAAAATTAATGAAGGGCTGGATCTGGTGTTGCAAATGGCTCGCCTGCAAAATTTCTCCCAGGATTATCACATTCAGGAAGTGGACCTTGTACAGTCTTTGCGAAACTTGATTAATCGGCGAAAAAAGCAATTTATTCGTCACCGCTTTTATCCCAATATCATAGCTGCTGAAGACAGTTGGTTGGTTTTGACAGATGAGAAGTGGAATGGGTTTGTTATCGAGCAAATCATCAGCAATGCATTAAAGTACGCTTCTCAAGCCGATAAAGAAGGACTGAGGCTCACTTGCCGATTGGAAAGGGAGGGGCGAA is part of the Kroppenstedtia pulmonis genome and harbors:
- a CDS encoding acetamidase/formamidase family protein — its product is MQKSACESVYVNTFTNGILDPEKPMLGPVRDGGHIIANTTPGCWGPMITPSLRGGHEVTQPVWVEGAEVGDAIAIRIRSIRPTSLVTASGNDQTVEGRFLGDPFVAAKCDECGAVQPKTRIEGIGPEAIRCAECGADVTPFTFTHGYTMALDSQKELGVTLHQDAAEKVARDGRYYMATPEQSIQNPIVTFAPHDLTGAIARLRPFLGQLGTTPSRPFPDSHNAGDFGSFLLDAPHEYAMTPEQLEDRTDGHMDINRVREGAVLICPVKVQGGGVYLGDMHAMQGDGEIAGHTTDVSGIVTLQVHVIKGLTLQGPILLPVEEDLPYLAKPFSRKEKEEAKAIAARWGTPELEETAPISFIGTGADLNKATDNGMQRAADTLGMSVPEVMNRATITGSIQIGRHPGVVTVTFLAPLIRLQAAGILEWVQRQYDLNR
- a CDS encoding alanine/glycine:cation symporter family protein yields the protein MGIVEQIVSFGNDLLWSYVLIILLIVLGLYFTFRTKFVQFRLIGEMVRLLGEGTHVSKDKKKSVSSFQAFCISTASRVGTGNMAGVAIAISLGGPGAVFWMWLIALIGSASGFVESTLAQIYKVKDGSSFRGGPAYYMEKALGQRWMGILFSILITLCFGLVFNAVQTNTMALAFENAYSIDRGVFGIIIVACLALIIFGGIKRIAQVTQWIVPIMAVAYILVAMFVMLINFKMIPSVFSLIFSEAFNFEALASGGLGAAMMEGIKRGLFSNEAGMGSAPNAAATADVTHPVKQGLIQAMGVFTDTLLVCSSTAFIILFSKSYTSGNLEGIELTQHALSSQVGPWATNFVAITILLFAFSSLIGNYYYGETNIEFINQRKIWVFLYRLAVLGMVLFGAHAQIDIVWNMADLFMGTMALVNLIAIMLLGKYAFAALQDYIHQKKEGKNPVFTRNSIPGLKNVECWEEEDTQNQQSANQA
- the lepB gene encoding signal peptidase I, which produces MRRLFPPSGFSILLALTLVVVFIRLFLFSPYTVHGESMSPSLKGEERIIVNKLKYRIDPPDYGEIVVFQSEGKNLIKRVIGLPGDVIHIENGYVFRNGKRLEEPYINEKVQGFLQQTEVIKDHVFVLGDNRNNSLDSRQIGLIPMDRVVGRADFILFPFEEMDILIR
- a CDS encoding response regulator transcription factor, producing the protein MSYRVFIVEDDEAISEVIADFLRRFGYQTKKAEDFRNVEEIFLEWKPDAVILDVNLPFQDGFHLCRQLRRHSSVPILFLSARSGDMEQIMGMESGGDDYITKPFQLEVLHAKLKAILRRTYGEYAQLRETDLSILRVGNLQLDRGSAMLRFHDEAQSLTKNELKLLGLLMEHRDRIVTRDECLEALWDDNRFIDDNTLTVNVTRLRKKLSDWGLQEAIRTKRGLGYQLDSNLLRDQK
- a CDS encoding sensor histidine kinase produces the protein MNKSLLLLFFRDRIPWIVAYYVQTSLILSVLLLSSSFNSQVASLIQDYAGYLLLLSTLVLLVCLAWEWFQWAPFSRRLADLLNQGEWDRIPELPAGETQEQKKVHEALVRLYRHSVTEREIYRRDYKRHLDFMNLWVHQMKTPVSAIDLLVQQARSEGCQLRRIENEAEKINEGLDLVLQMARLQNFSQDYHIQEVDLVQSLRNLINRRKKQFIRHRFYPNIIAAEDSWLVLTDEKWNGFVIEQIISNALKYASQADKEGLRLTCRLEREGRTVKLTIEDQGPGISAEDMSRIFDPFFTGSNGRKFANATGIGLYLVKQVLERLEHDIQVQSVVGEGTAVTICYPAA